DNA sequence from the Halorussus sp. MSC15.2 genome:
GCTACCTCAACGACAAGAAGCCCGGCGTCACCAAGAAGACAATCAAGAACTACCGCACCACGACCCGACAGTTCTGTGATTGGCTAGACGAGCAGGGCATCACGGACCTCAACGACCTTGACAGCGAAGTCATCCAGCGGTACAAGGAACACCGCCTGTCGAACGTGAAGGTCATCACGGCCCGACAGGACATGATGACGCTCAAGCAATTCATCGAGTTCTGCGAACACATCCAAGCCGTCCCTCGGGGCATGGCCGACATGGTGCGGATACCCTCGGTCAACGAGGACGACGAGGTTTGTGACGACCTCCTGACCCGGGATGAAGCCGTCGCAATGCTGGACTTCCTCAAGAAGTACGAGTACGCGAGTAACCGCCATGTCACGCTCCTCATTCTCTGGAAAACGGGAATGCGAATGAGCGGGTTACGGGCACTCGACCTCGGTGACTTTGACGAGGCTCGGCCCGCGCTCGAACTCCGCCACCGGCCAACATCGGGAACACCACTCAAGAACAAAGAGAAGAGTGAACGGGATGTTCTACTGACTCCCGAGACGGCTGAGGTAGTCCGTGACTACGTGGAGCAGAACCGGAACGAGGTAAGGGACGAACACAACAGAAAGCCGCTCCTCACGTCCAAGAGTGGCCGCGTCGTGGAAACGACGATTCAACGGTACGTCTACACGGCCACCCGTCCCTGCTACTACAACGGCGGGGAGTGTCCATTTGACCGTGACCCGGACACCTGCGAGGCCATGTCTTGGAATGCCTCTTGCAAGTGCCCGGGGTCAGTTAGTCCCCATGCCCTACGACGGGGGTACGTGACCGCCGCTCGGAACGCGGGACAGCCGAAGGACGTAACTGGAGAGCGCGTGAATATGAGTGGGAAGGTGCTTGACAAGCACTATGATAAGGGAACAAGTGCGGAGAAGGCTGAGAGACGACGAGAACACATTAGGGATATCTAAAAACGGTAAAATACCGTTTTAGTAACGCTAAAATTTGTAACGCTCCTAAAATCTTCGTTGCCCCAACTCGTCTAAGGGGATAACTTCAAGGCAGTCTTCGCATTGCACTTTGTTTTTTGACATCACCTGAAGGCCGTCCTCATATTGTGTTCCGATTCTTCCACCGTGTTTGTAGTCCCATTCGTGGCCACACGCTGGGCACAACTCTGGCACATCGGCATTTTTTTGGTCGTGCCATATTCTCCATCACTGCGGCAACCACCATATAATTAATCATTATGTTATTTCTAAAACCATACTGAGGCGTCATACTTGTGAGATATTCAATAGGATAATCCTATAGCCGAAGTAGCGCACTCCTTTGCCCGAGAAGGAGTGCGGGGCATAGTAAGAAGACCGGTTCCTCAACAGCAAACGCAAATGCAACAACCTTTCAGATTTACAACTGGGATTTCAACCTATGGACTGTTACGAATGTTCTGTTTTGCCTATTTTGCCTCCCACGAGGAAAGCAGTCCTGCACGCCACAACCCCACGCTTATCACAACCGCAAGTATACCACCGAACCCGAGAATGATATAAACTATATCCGGGTCAGCATCTGTTCCGACTAGCCCGGTGACTCCTGCTCGTATGAAATTAATCAGAACTAATGCTATAGTCAAGAGCGCAATTGCGCGGTTTACATCATGTTGGCGTCGGTCTCGGTCATCCTCACGCTCTGTTTGGTATTCTTGCATCTCTCGCTCATGCGCTATCTTGAACCCCTCTGCTGTCAGACCGAATCTTTTCCCACCCCCAGCAGACTCTAACTCACGAGCACAATTTACCGACTGTAGATATCTAAGTGATTCACGGATTTCATTCTCCTCTCGTCCTGTCTTATCAGCAAGGAATTCTATAGTATCTCCTCCACCGGGTACACCCGGTGCACTTCTTACCGTCATGTTAAAAGACTCTGGAGTATCTTCGACGGTATCTTCGTGAATATACTGTTCGTGATTATGCAGTAACCGAAGAATCTCCGCCCAGAGCGGTTCTCTATCATTTTTGGTCATGCTCGTGTATTCTATCCCCTTTATCGCTTACCGCTAGATATAGAGTTCTAACAGGATTCTACTAGTAGATGTTGTCCATTGAACGCGCCGATGGCGTTCTTCCGTATGGAAAGGACTGCTGTTTGGACAAACTGTGGTAAGACCTTAGACCTCTCGAACGATGTCCTCTGCTTGCTTTATTAACCGCTCAACGTCCCGCCTATCAGGCTCTTTCTCGTTTGCATGGGCACAGTCATTACGAATATCAGCGAGATATCCTAGTTGGCTCTTCGTTGTGTCCGTTATTTCGCCTGCATCATACAGAGTTTCAGCAAGAGAGCGTATTCCATCAGAATGCCGGTACTCTAAGTCACGCTCGCTCACTTCACAGAGAGTCAGAAGATGACGCTCAAGGGCTACACCAGTAACCACACCGGCGGCTCTGATATTCCCAGCGTCCCAAAGGTCCTTAGCCTGATACAGTTCCTCGGTGAGAATTTCGTCCGAGATTCCTTTTCGGACTTTCAAGCGTTCTGTTTCCAATTTCGAGGGAATAGATAGAAGAATATTCTTTTGTCGGGAAATGATGCGACGGAGAATACCGCAGTATCGGTCTGCTTTCTTATACTCCATTCCATCAAAATGAAGCAGTTCGTCCATGTCAGAGTATGCTCCTCTAAAGTCAGCCTCCCTTTCTGGTAGATACTCGGAGACCAACGTCAAGCCCCGGTTATACCAGACCTCGTACTGTTCATCAACTTGGTCTACTAGCGCCCAATCCACGCGGTCAGTTTTGATTTTCCCCCCAGAAGTGGAGTTTTGAGCAAGGTCATACAGGGTGCTGTTTATATCCTCTATTTCGGACACTAAACCATCAATCTCATCTCGTAGTTGGTCTGATTTTCCATCAATTTCATTCATTATCGTGACCGAAGAAGTGGACGTCTAAAATGATTTACTCTCTCTTCGGTGCCCCCGAAGGGTGACCGAGCGGGAAAGCATGAGAAAAACGTGGAAAAGAGAGATTTTGTTACAATTGCGGGCAACATCGGGAACCGGACGCCAGCCGAGTTCACTCTACAGCGAAAATCTACTCTACTACGGGCTTACTCGGTGGCCGGTCACCAGTTCCCGGTCACCCGTTACCGTGGAGGTGACCAGTCAGCCTTCAGTCCCCAACTTCACAACTGCCCATGCTGTCAGTTCCTTATAGTATCCGGGACTTCAGCAAATTGCAGTTTGATAAACTAAGGGTGAGTTTAATAGGGGTGAGGGTAGGACAGGTAACGTCGCCGCCAGATACAGAGAACATCCACAATCACAGAACTCGCTCAGAGCGCCATATGGGCGTCTTGACGGGTTTGATTTCTCCGCGAGAGGGATACATCGTTTCAACTCAAGAAACCGTCAGAACCGCTTCTGATTCGTTCTGGCTTCTCGCTAGATTTTACTATACCAGCGACGTGAAGAAGTGCCTGCTATATCCGGATGAACCCCGTTATCTCGCCCTGTATAGCCTCCTTGTACCCGCTATGGTTATCTGTACTGTTACCCGTACTCTGTTACTTCCGGCTGTCCTTCCCGATGTTACCAGTACGGTGTTCACCTACTCTGGTACCAGTAGTTGTTATACAGTATTGTAGGGGGTGGGCACCTTGGACACTTTTGATAATTGAGAACTATTGGTGAGTTTTCTTCTGGTGACCATGGGGTGGGAACTACAAATTTCTGGCCAATTTGATTTGAACTATTCTTCAGATTAGGTAGACACCTCGACAATCAGACAGAAATAGTTGTGGTGACCATGCAATCCGTGATGACCGGTCACCGGGCAACAGCCGATAATGGAGGTCGCGCTTCTTGATTGATACCGAGTCTTCCGGTCGGACTGAATCCGCCAACCACGGTGACCCTGACGCACGTTGTAAAACTACCAAAATTATCGGGCAAAGTAACGTTTGAGGTGGCATTTCCCTATTGGTTGATGTTCTAACCTTACCTCTCCTTCCTGCTGATTTCCGATTGATTGATTGATTGACTGAATTTTCGCTAAACGCGGTACGCTGGAGGGTCATTGCGCGGGCGGGTGTCCTTGGCAAAGGCAGAACACCGGCAAAACCCTCCGCAAGACGGGTGGCATTCCTGATGGTATCCGGGGTAAAAACTATGTGAGAAGGGCGCTGTACTGGAATTACAGCCAGCGCCGCAGGCGCAAGCCTAGGCCGGGATTTGAACCCGGGCTCTCGTCCTTACCAAGGACGCGCTTTACCTCTAAGCTACCCAGGCGCACTCCGCTACTTCGGCGCGTTTCATGGTATGCCCGGAAACCTCTTTAGGCGTTTCGATTCCCGTCGGGGGAGACGGTCAGGGGTCGGTGGCCGAGGGCCGGGGGTCCTCCGCGGGACCGAACTGCCGGGGGTCCGGCGCGTCGGCCACGGCTTCCTCGACCGCGTCGGCGACCGAGTCGGGCGACTCCGGATGGTCGCCGTCGAGCGACTCGGCCAGTTCCGCGGCGTAGGAGAGCAGCGCGTCGGAAGGTTCGGACCCGAACGCGGTCGTGCCCGCCACCACCGCGAGTTCGAACACGTCGGTCTCCAGCGCGTGCGGTGCGGTCGGGCGACCCTGCTGGTCCTCGGTCTCGTCGCGGCCGAACGACTGGACGGTCTCGACCGCCTTGTCGGCGGCCTCGGTCCGCGCGAGCAGCGAGAATCCGCGGGCGACCATCACGTCCGCCGCGAGGATGTCGATGTTGCTGTCGGTGTGTGGCGGGTCGCGGTCCCACGGCGACTCGTCGGCGAGCGCGCGGGTGAGGCGCAGTCCCTCGTAGATGAGTTGGACGCCGGCGGCGCGCTCCTCGACGCCCACGGGACCGCTCCCAGTTGCACGTCCGTCGGTACTGCCCGGTAGCTCCCCCGTTCCGCTCGGTTTCCGGCCTCCGGTCGCACTCGCACCCTCGACGGCCCCCGCGGAGGTGAGGGCCAGTACGCCCGGCACCATCGCGGACTCGTCGAGGAGCGAGTGGATGCGTTCGCGGAGTCGGTCCGGCGCAACGTCTCGAACCGCCTGTCGTCCTGCCTCTCGTGCCCGGACGGCCGCTTCCATTGCGCGACCCTTACGACGGAATCGCCAAAGACCTTTGGAAACCGACTCCGATGTGCGAACGTGACGGGACCGTGATTCGGACGCAGGAGTACGACCGCGTGCGGGTCGTGACGCTCGACAGGCCCGACCGACGCAACGCGCTCACGCCCGACGGACTCGACGCGCTCGAAGCGGCGGTGACCGACGCCGACCAGCCGGTCGTCTACCTCCGCGGCGAGGGACCGGCGTTCTGCGCGGGCGCGGACCTCGACGTGGTGGCCGGACTCGACCGCGAGGCGGCCGAGGCGTTCGCCGAGCGCGGCCAGCGCGTCGCCGACGCCATCGAGGACGCCGACAGCGCGGTCGTCGCTGGCATCGACGGCCCGGCCCGCGGCGGCGGGGTCGAACTCGCGCTGGCCTGCGACCTCCGGGTCGCCACGCCGGAGGCGACCTTCGCGGAACCGGGCGTGAAACTGGGACTGTTCGGCGCGTGGGGCGGAACCGCGCGCCTCCCCCGAATCGTCGGCGAGGGCGAGGCGCTGGACCTCGCGCTCTCGGGTCGGACCGTGGACGCCGAGGCGGCCCGCAGGATGGGACTCGTCTCCCGGGTGGCCGACGACCCCCGGGCGGTCGCCGACGAACTCGCCGCCAACGACCCCGAGACCCTCCGCCTCGTGAAGGAACGCATGCGCGACGACTCACCGCCGGAGGTCCAGCAACGCCGGGAGACGGAGGTCTTCGGTCGCCTCGTGGACCGCCACGCCGACGCCATCGCCGACCGGCGCGAGTAGTGAGCTACCGCCGTCCGTTCTCCCGGCGCGCGCTGGCACGACGCCGCCGTGCGTCGTGCCCATCTGCGCGAGGGAGTCGCCGCCGTCCGGCGGCCGACGAGGCTGGGGAGGCGGGAGGCCTACGGTTGCGGTGCGGTCAGTTGCGGTACTCCGTGGCTCAAGCAGTAGCTAGCTCCCTTCCACTTTCAGCTCTCCTCGACGGTACGGTCAACGGTCTCCCCTCACCCCAAAACCGATTCAAATCAACAGCCCCGACTGCAACACCGCGATGAGTCCGGTCAGCGTCACCACGCTCGCAACCGTACTGGCGAAAATCGCGGTGCTCACGTACTCCGGTCCCGACAACCCCTCGCCGTCGCCCGAATCGTACTCGATGGAGAGAATCAGCGGCGTGACCGCGGCGGGCATCCCGCACTCCAGCACGAATACCCGCGCCACCGCCGGATTCGCCCCGAGACCGAGAACCAGCGCCACTCCCACGCCGACCAGCGGTGCCACGACCAGTTTCAGGCCGTTCGAGACGCCGACCCGCGAGATGGCCGCGCCGTGCTGAGTGTTGGCGAGTTGGATGCCGAGCATCAGCAGCATCACCGGGATGGAGGCGTCGCCGACGAGTTGCAGCGTCTCCATCGCGGCGGTGTCGGCGGCCGGGACGACTCCGGCCCACCGCGCGACCCACGCCGCGACCACGGCGTAGACCAGCGGGAGGCGAAACACCTCGGCGGCGGCCGACCGGAGGTCGGTCGTCTCACCGCGGGACGCCAGATAGACGCCGACGGTGTACATCAGCACCGACTGCCCGCGATGTAGAGGACCGCCGTCGAGCGGCCGACCGCGCCGAACGCGAACGCCGACAGGGGGATGCCGTAGTTGCCCGCGTTCGGGAACGACGACGAGAGGACCAGCGCGCCCAGTACGGGTTCGGACTCGCCGAGAAGTCGGCCGACCCCCTCCGCCAGCGCGACCATCACCAGCGTGAACAGACCGACACCGGCGAGCAACTTCGCGGCCAGTCCGCTCGAAATCTCGGAGGTGGCGAGACTGTGGAAGATGAGCGCGGGCGTCAGGACGTAGATGGTGACGGTCCCCAGCGCGTCTACGTCCACTTCGCGGACTTTCCCGAGCAGGAAGCCGACCGCCGCGACGGAGAGGACCGGAAGGATGGCCGTCCCGAGCGCAGAGACGAGTGACACGTCTCGGACGGTGACGGTTCGTCGTTACAAAGGTGTCGGAGGCGGCTAAGTGCGGTGGTTTTCTCCGGGTGTCGGTTCGCGCTCTCCCGGTATCTGTGTCCGATTCTCCCGCTCGGTAACCGTCCCTCGTCGCCGAGACGGGCCGCAGGAGACGCCGCTATCGAGTGTCGAAACACCGACAGAACGGAGGCAACTCGGCGGCGACGGGAGCGCTCACTCCTCGCCCGGCGGATTCAAATCCCGCTGGAACTCGTCGAAGACCTCCATGTCCTCGGGCAGGTCGTACTCGATGCGCCGGGATTCCTTGTCGGTCTCGACGTCGGCGTCGAGGGGTTCGGCGACCTCCTCCCATCCGGGCTTGACCTTGATACTCTTGGCCGGTTGTCCGGCCGCGATGTGGTGGGCGGGCACGTCGCTCTGGACGACCGACTTCGCGGCGACGATGGCGTTCTCGCCGACTCGCACGCCCGCGCGGACCATCGAGTCGTAGGTGACCCGAACGTCGTCCTCGATGACGGTGTGGTAGTTTCGCACCTCGGTCTGGTCCACCACGTCGTGGTCGTGGGTGTAGACGTGCGCGGAGTCGGAGACGGAGACCCGGTCGCCGAGGGTCAACTCCCCGCGGTCGTCCAGATGCACGTCGTCGTGGACGACCACGTTGTCGCCGACGGTGATGTTGTGACCGTAGGTGAACGTGATGCCCTTGAAAAAGCGGCAGTCGTCGCCGCACTCCGCGAAGAGGTGGTCGGCGAGCATCCGGCGGAACCGGAGCGCGAACTCCACGTTGTCGGCCATCGGCGTGGCGTCGAACTGCCGCCAGAGCCACTGGAGGTGCTTGGACTGCTGGAACTTCTCCTCGTCCTTCTCGGCGTAGTACTCGCTCTCGAGGGTCGCGTTACACGGGTCGTAGCTCTGGAGGCGAATCTCCTCGGCGGGCGAGACGCGCTCGCCGTTCTGCCACCGCTCGTAGGCCTCCCTGTCTCCGTGGAGGTCCACCAGCACCTGCTCGACCACCTCGCAGGTGTCCTCGTCGCTCGCTAGCCGCGTGTCTACCTCGGCGATGAACTCTTCGAGTGAGGCCTCCATCTCGTCGGAGAGGGATACGTGTCGTTTGGTCATACAGGGTCCTCCGTCGCTTATATTTCGAATGCTACTCGTCCTGACTTGATGGGGGTTTTGGTTGTGGTGGGAACCGCCGGGACCGACCGGCGCGCTCGCGGCGGAAACTGGCCGACGACCCCGCGGGGCAGTCTCGAGCGGTTCAGGCCAGGAAGACGTGTCGCGGCCGGTCGGCCAGCACGTCGCGGCCCCAATCGACGGTGTCGGCGAAGTCGTCGCTCCGGAAGAACGCCATGGCGTCGTCCTTGGACTCCCACTGACTGGCGATGAACATGTCGTTCTCGTCCTCGCGGTTGGCCAGCAGGTCGGTCTCGAGGTGGCCGTCCATCTCTCCGAGCAGGCCGCCGACCGTCTCGAACTTCTCCACGAAGTCCTCGCGGTGTTCGGGCTTGACGGTGTAGAACATCCCCATCGTGCCGAACCCGCTTTCTTCTCCCGCGCGGGCGACGATGCCCGGCAGGTCCGAGAGGAACCCGCCCGCGGTGTCGGCCGCGCTCTGGGTCTCCCAGATGCTCACGACTGCCGAGCGGCCGCCGTGCGGGTTCTCGTACACGGCGGTCTTGACGTGCGTATCGTAGTGGTCGAAGTTCTTCCGGAGACCGTCCACCTCCTCGAAGAGTTCGTCGGGGTCGGCCTCGGAGTAGAGGACCATCGCGTACACGTCCTCGCCGTGGGGTTGGCCCGCGTAGATGTCGAGGTCTTCGAGTTCGCCGCGGATACTACCGGCGTCGTCCTCGGCGGTCGAGTCGTCTCCGTGGTGGTGGTCGCTGTCACCGCCGTGGTGACCGCCCGACTCGCCCGAACCGTGGTGCCCTTCGCCGTCCCCGTGGCCGTGATGGTTCTCGGACTCGCCGTGGCCGTGTCCGCCCTCGCCGTGGGGATGGCCGGATTCGCCCGCCCCTTCCTCGGCGGGGACTGCCTCACCGGCCATGAACTGGGGGAGGTCCTCCGGCGGGAACTGGCGGCCGAAGTAGAACGGCCCGAACTCGGCGTACTTGGAACTGCTCTCGTCGAACCGGAGTTCGTACAGCAGGTCCTTGATGTCGGTCGGGTCGTTGCTGAACAGGTCCACGCCCCACTCGAAGTCGTCGAAGCCGATGGACCCGGAGATGACCTGCGACACCTGTCCGGCGTAGGTCTTGCCGATTTCGCCGTGGGTGTCCATCATGTCGGCGCGCTCGTCGAACGGCAGGTCGTACCAGTTCTCCCCCGGTTCGCGGCGCTTGTCCATCGGATAGAAGCAGACGAACTCGCTGTCGGGAATCTGGGGGTAGAGTTTGCTCTCGGCGTAGCGTGCAAGTCCCGTGTCCTCGATTTCCTCGGGCGGTTTCGTCATCTCCTCGGAGGTGTACCCGCCGACCTCCGTCACCGAGACGTAGGAGTTACTCTGCTCGGTGTACTCGGCGAACGCGGTGTCCTCGAACGCGCGCTCGGCGGTGTCGAGGTCGGCCATCGTCGGCCGGAAGTGGAGGACCAGCAGGTCGGCCTTGTGGCCGAGCATCGAGAAGATGGCCGAGGAACCGTCCTCGGCGTCGGTCACGTCCACGCGCTCGCGCAGGAACGAGACGCCATCTTCGAGCGCGGCCTCGCGCTCTCGCTCGGGGGCGGCGCGCCACGCGTCCCAGTCGATGGTCTGAAAGTCGTGTAGCGCGTACCAACCCTCGTTCGTCGCAGGGGGTTCTCTCGTCATGCGTGGACGTTGTGAGCGCCCGACCAAGGATGTTTTGAGTTTGTCTGCCGGTGGCGGTCCAACTCGGGCACCGTTCGCGTCTTCTCGTCAAATAACGATACGGACGAGCGTTCCGAGAAGCGAACCCATGAACAGCAGCCAGATACCCATCGCGACTCCGGTTGCCGTCTTTCCCCCAAAACGTCGCGGCATTCGGACTGCGAGTGCCTCTGTGCCCGTGCGGATTAAGTGCCCGCCGTCCAGCGGAATCGAGGGGAGACAGTTGAACAGTCCGAGCGCGAGATTGACGCTACCAACCCAGAAGAGCGCCGTCACGACTGTTTCTCCACTGGAAGCAGAGAGAAGAGCACCGCGAATCAGCCACAGCGCGACGAGCGAAGAAACTCCGACGACAAGATTGATAGCCACGCCGACTGCGAGAATACGGAGGCGAGCGGGGTAGCCTGAGTTCTGCCGGTTCTCGGCGTCAATCTCGACGAATCCACCGACCGGTATCGGTCCGAGCAGCCACACGCCGGACGAGGCGATATCGATTCCTTCGACCCGGCAGAGGACTGCATGGCCGAGTTCGTGGACGACGAGCGCGACGAGAAAGCCGAACGCGACCAAGTGGGGTGTCTGGCGCACGTCTCGGATAACCGCAGTGGCAAGTACAGATACGAACGTGTCGCCGTTTCTTGGTTTCGGAGTCGGGTGGACCCCCGTCGCCAGCAGAACCAGCGAGAGGAGGACTCCAGTCATCGCGAGGAACGCGAGGACCACGCCGATGTTTGCGAAGAATCGCCAGTGTAGTCGTCTGGTCGCCAGTCGGTCGAAGATATCGCCGAATCGGTTACTCGATACGGCGACGAACGGTCCCATCACCGACGTCGATTCTGGAAGCGTCCAGTACCGTCGTATTAGTTCGAGCAGTGCCCAATAGGCGACGACACCGACGGCCACAAACCACCAGTTCATTAGCGACGGCAATACGCTCGACCAGTAAATTAGTTTTGTTTAAGTGACTAATAGAGCACTACAACCAACTATTTTAGAATATCACATAAAATACGCTAGAGCGGATGTAAACCGCTCCGAAATTACGTCGTGTTTATGAGTTTATGCACGACACTTGCCGCTGTAGGAGTCCGAAACGTCGTCGCAGTTCGGCGGGTCCGGACTCGGAAGCGGCGGGACGCTGAAGAGAGTCCCGAATTCGAATGCGATAGTCTCCGTCGTTTCGGATTCGTCGGATTCTGTCACCTTCATATATTACTCCAGTTTCCTATATTTACTATTCCCATATAAGAGTAACTATTCATAAACTCACGATATGTATTGGGGAAATAAATAACAGATTCGTATGGTATTGAATAATAACAAATAAATGCAGGTGCTTTGTACGATAGGCTCATATGAGGAGTTCTCCCGCGATACGCGTCGAGAACCTACGAAAGGAGTACGAAACGGAACACGGTTCTATCACGGCGGTCGACGATGTCTCGTTCGACATCGAATCGGGGTCGGTGGTCGGGTTGCTCGGTCCGAACGGTGCGGGGAAAACGACGACCATAAAATGCCTCCTCGGACTCGTGAAACCTACCGCAGGCCAGATAGAAGTCGAAGGTGAGAACGTCCGAGACAACCAACGCGCGACGTATCAGCACGTGACGTCGATGCTCGAAGGCGCACGGAACATCTACTGGCGGCTCACCGTCATGGAAAACATCGCGTACTTCCTCCGGCATCAAGGTATCAAACCGGCCGATGTCAGCGACTACGTGACCGACCTCCTCGAAGCGTTCGACATAGAACAGAAAGCCGACGAACCGGTTCGGAAACTCTCCCGCGGAATGAAGCAGAAAGCCGCGCTCGTCTGTGCCCTCGCACAGCAGACGCCGGTAGTGGTACT
Encoded proteins:
- a CDS encoding acyltransferase, with translation MTKRHVSLSDEMEASLEEFIAEVDTRLASDEDTCEVVEQVLVDLHGDREAYERWQNGERVSPAEEIRLQSYDPCNATLESEYYAEKDEEKFQQSKHLQWLWRQFDATPMADNVEFALRFRRMLADHLFAECGDDCRFFKGITFTYGHNITVGDNVVVHDDVHLDDRGELTLGDRVSVSDSAHVYTHDHDVVDQTEVRNYHTVIEDDVRVTYDSMVRAGVRVGENAIVAAKSVVQSDVPAHHIAAGQPAKSIKVKPGWEEVAEPLDADVETDKESRRIEYDLPEDMEVFDEFQRDLNPPGEE
- a CDS encoding tyrosine-type recombinase/integrase; translation: MSLKPTPPHDAKNRYLNDKKPGVTKKTIKNYRTTTRQFCDWLDEQGITDLNDLDSEVIQRYKEHRLSNVKVITARQDMMTLKQFIEFCEHIQAVPRGMADMVRIPSVNEDDEVCDDLLTRDEAVAMLDFLKKYEYASNRHVTLLILWKTGMRMSGLRALDLGDFDEARPALELRHRPTSGTPLKNKEKSERDVLLTPETAEVVRDYVEQNRNEVRDEHNRKPLLTSKSGRVVETTIQRYVYTATRPCYYNGGECPFDRDPDTCEAMSWNASCKCPGSVSPHALRRGYVTAARNAGQPKDVTGERVNMSGKVLDKHYDKGTSAEKAERRREHIRDI
- a CDS encoding heme-binding protein — its product is MTREPPATNEGWYALHDFQTIDWDAWRAAPEREREAALEDGVSFLRERVDVTDAEDGSSAIFSMLGHKADLLVLHFRPTMADLDTAERAFEDTAFAEYTEQSNSYVSVTEVGGYTSEEMTKPPEEIEDTGLARYAESKLYPQIPDSEFVCFYPMDKRREPGENWYDLPFDERADMMDTHGEIGKTYAGQVSQVISGSIGFDDFEWGVDLFSNDPTDIKDLLYELRFDESSSKYAEFGPFYFGRQFPPEDLPQFMAGEAVPAEEGAGESGHPHGEGGHGHGESENHHGHGDGEGHHGSGESGGHHGGDSDHHHGDDSTAEDDAGSIRGELEDLDIYAGQPHGEDVYAMVLYSEADPDELFEEVDGLRKNFDHYDTHVKTAVYENPHGGRSAVVSIWETQSAADTAGGFLSDLPGIVARAGEESGFGTMGMFYTVKPEHREDFVEKFETVGGLLGEMDGHLETDLLANREDENDMFIASQWESKDDAMAFFRSDDFADTVDWGRDVLADRPRHVFLA
- a CDS encoding site-2 protease family protein; amino-acid sequence: MVLAFLAMTGVLLSLVLLATGVHPTPKPRNGDTFVSVLATAVIRDVRQTPHLVAFGFLVALVVHELGHAVLCRVEGIDIASSGVWLLGPIPVGGFVEIDAENRQNSGYPARLRILAVGVAINLVVGVSSLVALWLIRGALLSASSGETVVTALFWVGSVNLALGLFNCLPSIPLDGGHLIRTGTEALAVRMPRRFGGKTATGVAMGIWLLFMGSLLGTLVRIVI
- a CDS encoding enoyl-CoA hydratase/isomerase family protein, with translation MCERDGTVIRTQEYDRVRVVTLDRPDRRNALTPDGLDALEAAVTDADQPVVYLRGEGPAFCAGADLDVVAGLDREAAEAFAERGQRVADAIEDADSAVVAGIDGPARGGGVELALACDLRVATPEATFAEPGVKLGLFGAWGGTARLPRIVGEGEALDLALSGRTVDAEAARRMGLVSRVADDPRAVADELAANDPETLRLVKERMRDDSPPEVQQRRETEVFGRLVDRHADAIADRRE
- a CDS encoding DUF4145 domain-containing protein gives rise to the protein MNEIDGKSDQLRDEIDGLVSEIEDINSTLYDLAQNSTSGGKIKTDRVDWALVDQVDEQYEVWYNRGLTLVSEYLPEREADFRGAYSDMDELLHFDGMEYKKADRYCGILRRIISRQKNILLSIPSKLETERLKVRKGISDEILTEELYQAKDLWDAGNIRAAGVVTGVALERHLLTLCEVSERDLEYRHSDGIRSLAETLYDAGEITDTTKSQLGYLADIRNDCAHANEKEPDRRDVERLIKQAEDIVREV